The Lolium rigidum isolate FL_2022 unplaced genomic scaffold, APGP_CSIRO_Lrig_0.1 contig_27167_1, whole genome shotgun sequence genome has a segment encoding these proteins:
- the LOC124680745 gene encoding RNA polymerase sigma factor sigF, chloroplastic, producing MNSSRSLLSSPLFPTSSPNFRGAASSPSPSRTSVPMIHDNAGRASTACHYSPSLVAAEEQAVQGSVSLKGEKALLEFLLDMALEQHTEGKTRLKGEEEGAEGEFESYLRDLQRQVIYQQAFGEKDTSTLLSTSTSSPESGPRLGLGATSASLMQKVAFLADETDTSATQLEVPPSLMLSTSVESHPYEKLLGNGQVFIRSTRLRERRSKKRNAPRASSGDVQCGVADSRKDKSKKYGRVLGPDEPFRLFLRDPETTEFLTAKEEKHLFSQIQNLMKLEEAQRRLEEQCGHEPTLQEWAQAVGMSCKDLQSSIHVGRRCREKMARSNFRLVIHVARKYQGYGLDIEDLVQDGCCGLMKTFEKFNPGKGCRFPTYAYWWIRQAIKKSIFKHSRLIRLPESVYARLKKVGKARLECILEGEQPTNLNVARRAGITIEKLAKLKAKTRKPQSMQDQVWSNDAVTFQEITEDPNIEPPDLVMDRMMMRQQVRDFLGILSTREKEIIEHRFGIYDGEPKTLHVIGDMYGLSKERIRQLQNRALDKLKRSVSTQGFDVYLDLLTSNG from the exons ATGAATTCCAGCCGGAGCCTcctctcgtcgcccctcttccccACCTCCTCTCCAAACTTCAggggcgccgcctcctccccatcCCCCTCGCGCACCTCAG TTCCAATGATACACGACAACGCCGGCCGGGCGTCCACGGCGTGCCACTACTCGCCGTCGCTGGTGGCCGCCGAGGAGCAGGCTGTCCAAGGCTCGGTGTCGCTCAAGGGCGAGAAGGCCTTGCTGGAGTTCCTGCTGGACATG GCTCTGGAGCAGCACACCGAAGGGAAGACGAGGCTCAAAGGCGAAGAGGAGGGGGCAGAGGGCGAGTTCGAGAGCTACCTGCGAGACCTGCAGCGGCAAGTGATTTACCAGCAGGCATTTGG TGAAAAGGACACTTCTACTCTCTTGAGCACTTCAACGTCGTCACCGGAATCAGGTCCGCGACTGGGTCTCGGCGCAACCTCAGCTTCTTTGATGCAGAAGGTGGCGTTTCTAGCAGATGAAACAGACACTTCTGCTACCCAACTGGAAGTGCCACCCAGCTTGATGCTTTCCACCAGTGTGGAGTCGCACCCATACGAGAAGCTGTTGGGCAATGGGCAGGTGTTCATTCGGTCTACGCGGCTGCGCGAGAGAAGGTCCAAGAAACGCAATGCTCCTCGAGCATCAAGCGGTGATGTTCAGTGCGGCGTTGCCGACTCCAGGAAGGACAAGTCGAAGAAGTATGGCAGAGTTCTGGGGCCGGACGAGCCATTCAGGTTGTTCCTACGGGATCCAGAGACCACAGAATTCTTGACGGCAAAGGAAGAGAAACACTTGTTCAGTCAGATACAG AATCTTATGAAACTAGAGGAGGCCCAACGTAGACTAGAAGAGCAATGTGGCCATGAGCCGACTCTTCAGGAGTGGGCTCAGGCCGTAGGAATGAGCTGCAAGGACCTGCAGTCTTCGATACATGTCGGAAGACGCTGCAGGGAGAAGATGGCTCGCTCCAACTTCCGGCTTGTGATACATGTAGCTAGGAAGTACCAGGGATATGGCCTTGACATCGAGGACCTTGTTCAG GACGGATGCTGTGGGTTGATGAAGACCTTTGAGAAATTCAATCCGGGCAAGGGATGTAGGTTCCCGACATATGCCTATTGGTGGATACGTCAAGCTATTAAAAAGTCTATCTTCAAGCACTCAAGATTGATTCGGTTGCCG GAGAGTGTCTATGCACGTCTTAAAAAGGTGGGGAAAGCAAGGCTGGAGTGCATCTTGGAAGGGGAGCAGCCTACTAATCTAAATGTAGCTAGGCGTGCCGGCATCACGATTGAGAAGCTGGCAAAACTCAAAGCGAAAACCAGAAAACCACAGTCGATGCAAGATCAGGTTTGGTCCAACGATGCTGTCACGTTCCAG GAGATTACGGAAGACCCGAACATCGAGCCTCCCGACCTCGTCATGGACAGGATGATGATGAGGCAGCAGGTGCGTGACTTCCTGGGCATCCTGAGCACCAGGGAGAAGGAGATCATCGAGCACCGTTTTGGGATCTACGACGGCGAGCCCAAGACCCTCCACGTGATCGGGGACATGTACGGGCTGtcgaaggagaggatccggcagctCCAGAACCGGGCCCTGGATAAGCTGAAGCGGAGCGTGTCGACGCAGGGGTTCGACGTGTACCTGGATCTGCTCACCTCGAACGGCTGA